In one Chitinophaga sancti genomic region, the following are encoded:
- the bshB1 gene encoding bacillithiol biosynthesis deacetylase BshB1 produces MKLDILAIVAHPDDVELACAGTLMVHAAQGMKTGILDLTKGELGTRGTPEIRAAEAADAARVMEVDVRENLGLPDGFFRNDTEEQLKVITMIRKYRPEIVLTNAREDRHPDHGRAAVLVADSCFLSGLRRIETALDGQSQEAWRPKQVFHMLQNKIENPDFVVDISAVIERKKEAIRSFKTQFLAPAADNEPATFISSPAFFENIISRDRSFGQLVGVPYAEGFTTAKMLGIKSFKDLIGNVT; encoded by the coding sequence ATGAAATTAGACATATTAGCAATCGTCGCGCACCCTGATGATGTGGAATTGGCATGTGCGGGTACCCTGATGGTACACGCTGCGCAGGGAATGAAAACCGGCATTTTAGACCTTACAAAGGGAGAATTGGGTACCCGTGGTACTCCTGAAATACGCGCAGCAGAAGCTGCAGACGCTGCCCGGGTTATGGAAGTGGATGTAAGAGAGAACCTGGGTCTACCCGATGGATTTTTTAGAAACGATACTGAAGAGCAGTTGAAGGTGATCACGATGATCAGGAAATACCGTCCTGAGATCGTATTGACAAATGCCCGTGAGGACCGTCACCCGGATCATGGTCGCGCCGCGGTGCTGGTAGCGGATAGTTGTTTCTTATCCGGATTAAGGAGAATTGAAACTGCATTAGATGGACAATCACAGGAAGCCTGGCGCCCCAAACAGGTGTTCCATATGTTACAGAATAAAATAGAAAACCCTGATTTCGTGGTCGATATCTCTGCTGTGATCGAGCGGAAGAAGGAGGCGATCAGGAGTTTTAAAACCCAATTCTTAGCGCCGGCGGCAGACAATGAGCCGGCTACATTTATTTCTTCCCCTGCATTTTTCGAGAATATTATCAGTCGTGACAGATCATTTGGGCAATTGGTAGGGGTACCTTATGCGGAGGGCTTTACAACAGCTAAGATGCTGGGTATCAAAAGTTTTAAGGATCTTATTGGAAATGTTACCTGA
- a CDS encoding alpha/beta hydrolase, which yields MNSRWLRVALIVITSLILVYYLGPRPAVPVYDPKFPQVPEDAAGLEKYICQKEARHIIKPDNEARIVWHDSLHAKTEYAVVYLHGFSASQGEGNPVHLDFAKRYGCNLFLSRLDAHGLDTSEPLLTMTATGLWQDAKEALAIGKALGEKVILMGTSTGGTLALELAANYPNDVYAVINLSPNIEINNEMAFLANNPWGLQLSRLVMNGNYNQSGDTNALRAQYWYNKYRLEAVGELEALLETTMVPATFRKIKQPVLNLYYYKDINHQDPTVKVSAILKMENLLGTADSLKEAVAIPEAGSHVIGCYLTSHDVKGVERVMFDFAQRRLKMDTMMQKADN from the coding sequence ATGAATAGCAGATGGCTGCGTGTAGCGCTTATTGTAATAACATCCCTGATCCTGGTCTATTACCTGGGTCCAAGACCTGCTGTTCCGGTGTATGACCCTAAGTTTCCCCAGGTACCAGAAGATGCTGCGGGGCTGGAGAAATATATTTGTCAGAAGGAAGCCCGGCATATTATAAAGCCGGATAATGAAGCCCGGATCGTATGGCATGATTCCCTGCATGCCAAAACGGAGTATGCCGTGGTGTACCTGCATGGCTTTTCCGCCAGTCAGGGCGAAGGGAATCCTGTGCACCTTGATTTTGCAAAGCGATATGGTTGTAACCTCTTCCTGTCCAGGCTGGATGCACATGGCCTGGATACATCAGAGCCTTTGCTCACCATGACAGCCACCGGTTTATGGCAGGATGCTAAGGAAGCCCTGGCAATCGGGAAGGCACTGGGGGAGAAAGTGATCCTGATGGGTACGTCTACGGGCGGTACCCTGGCACTTGAGCTGGCAGCGAATTACCCCAATGATGTGTACGCGGTGATCAATCTATCGCCAAATATTGAGATCAATAATGAGATGGCTTTTCTGGCGAATAATCCCTGGGGTTTACAGTTGTCCAGGCTTGTGATGAATGGAAATTATAATCAATCGGGGGATACCAATGCATTGCGTGCGCAATACTGGTATAATAAATACAGGCTGGAAGCGGTTGGGGAACTGGAAGCATTGCTTGAAACGACGATGGTACCGGCAACTTTTAGGAAAATCAAGCAGCCCGTACTGAATTTGTATTATTATAAGGATATTAACCACCAGGATCCGACAGTAAAAGTGAGTGCGATACTGAAGATGGAGAATTTACTGGGTACGGCAGATAGTTTGAAGGAGGCTGTGGCTATACCGGAAGCAGGGAGCCATGTGATTGGTTGTTACCTGACATCGCATGATGTAAAAGGAGTGGAGCGGGTGATGTTTGATTTTGCGCAGCGGAGGCTGAAGATGGATACGATGATGCAGAAGGCGGATAATTAA
- the rpmB gene encoding 50S ribosomal protein L28 produces the protein MARVCQVTGKKPITGHHVSFSNIKTKRRFLPNLQKKRFFLAEEDRWISLKVSADALRTINKNGLYAVVKELRAAGQTI, from the coding sequence ATGGCAAGAGTATGTCAGGTGACAGGAAAGAAGCCTATTACGGGTCACCATGTTTCCTTCTCTAACATTAAGACTAAGAGAAGATTTCTGCCTAACCTGCAGAAAAAACGTTTTTTCCTGGCGGAAGAGGATCGCTGGATATCTTTGAAAGTTTCTGCTGATGCGTTAAGAACCATCAACAAAAACGGTTTGTATGCAGTAGTTAAAGAATTGCGTGCAGCTGGACAAACAATCTAA
- a CDS encoding carboxymuconolactone decarboxylase family protein, with amino-acid sequence MFATSNQDTAVQLLQAVGLTESSLSVRLHQLSDADARYLKDLKINVTNGLNATTFTKKEAYLIGLAVAVNEKHADLQAAFEKLAIAEGANGKEVAEVLSCTSLLVANNVYYRFRHFVKKEFYTTQPAGIRMSIMANPVLGKEFFELISLVVSALNGCEMCVSSHEEALIKHGTTQNRILDAVRLGAVLRSLIVLL; translated from the coding sequence ATGTTCGCAACATCCAACCAGGATACAGCAGTACAGCTGCTCCAGGCAGTAGGTCTGACAGAGAGTTCATTGTCTGTCCGTTTACATCAGCTGTCTGATGCTGATGCCCGCTATCTGAAAGATTTAAAAATCAACGTTACTAACGGACTGAATGCTACCACCTTCACTAAAAAGGAAGCTTACCTGATTGGCCTGGCAGTAGCTGTGAATGAAAAGCATGCGGACCTGCAGGCGGCATTCGAAAAGCTGGCGATTGCAGAGGGTGCAAATGGTAAAGAAGTGGCTGAAGTGCTGAGCTGCACCAGTCTGCTGGTAGCTAATAATGTATATTACCGTTTCCGTCATTTCGTGAAAAAAGAATTCTATACTACCCAGCCCGCAGGGATCCGTATGAGTATCATGGCGAACCCGGTTTTAGGGAAAGAATTCTTTGAATTGATAAGTTTAGTCGTTTCTGCTTTGAACGGATGTGAAATGTGTGTATCTTCGCATGAAGAAGCACTGATAAAACACGGCACCACGCAGAACCGTATCTTAGATGCAGTTAGGCTGGGGGCGGTTTTGAGAAGTTTAATCGTGTTACTGTAA
- a CDS encoding peroxiredoxin: MKNATLSLGAQFPEFKKTAVVSIEKGKEFYELTSEELKASGKWLVMFWWPKDFTFVCPTEIAEFNKAYQDFVDRDAILIGASTDSEFVHAAWRRDHEDLRGLQFPMLADTSKSLATELGILEENEKVAYRATFIVDPQGIVRWVSLYDLNVGRNVKEVLRVLDALQTDELCPCNWEKGQATLNA, from the coding sequence ATGAAGAATGCAACTTTATCTCTGGGTGCACAGTTCCCGGAGTTTAAGAAAACGGCAGTAGTATCTATCGAGAAAGGAAAAGAATTCTATGAACTGACTTCTGAAGAGCTGAAAGCTTCCGGTAAGTGGTTGGTAATGTTCTGGTGGCCTAAGGATTTCACCTTCGTATGCCCAACTGAAATTGCTGAGTTCAACAAAGCTTACCAGGATTTCGTAGACCGTGACGCTATCCTGATCGGTGCTTCTACTGACAGTGAGTTTGTACACGCTGCATGGAGAAGAGATCATGAAGATCTGCGTGGTCTGCAGTTCCCAATGCTTGCTGACACCAGCAAATCTCTGGCTACAGAATTAGGTATCCTGGAAGAAAACGAAAAGGTTGCTTACCGTGCTACTTTCATCGTTGATCCTCAGGGTATTGTACGTTGGGTATCCCTGTATGACCTGAACGTAGGTCGTAATGTGAAAGAAGTACTGCGCGTACTGGATGCGCTGCAGACAGACGAGCTGTGCCCTTGTAACTGGGAAAAAGGTCAGGCTACCCTGAACGCATAA
- the rimO gene encoding 30S ribosomal protein S12 methylthiotransferase RimO, with protein sequence MKTKTLKKDKVNIITLGCSKNMVDSEVLSGQLLANEIDVVHENAKKDHNIVVVNTCGFIDKAKEESINTILEQVELKQRGRLDKVYVTGCLSERYRGDLESEIPGVDAWFGTMELPLILKKFDADYKAELIGERLLSTPTHYAYLKIAEGCNRTCSFCAIPLMRGTHVSKPIEAIVTEAEKLVNSGVKEIMLIAQELTYYGLDLYKQRRLADLLRALANVKGLEWIRLHYAYPHKFPMEILDVMKEFPNICNYIDMPLQHAADNMLKAMKRQITRGEMEELVAAIREKVPGIALRTTLITGFPGETLEDVEELKAFLEKMRFDRVGVFTYSHEEGTSAYDLEDDIPAEEKERRAQEIMEVQQEISLEKNQEMLGKIYRVIVDKKESGRYLARTEFDSVEVDNEVIINTTKRLKPGEFVNVRITKAYDYDLEGELV encoded by the coding sequence TTGAAGACAAAAACTTTAAAGAAAGATAAGGTTAACATTATTACGCTTGGATGTTCCAAGAACATGGTAGATTCTGAGGTACTCAGCGGACAGCTGCTTGCCAATGAAATTGATGTGGTGCATGAGAATGCAAAAAAAGATCATAACATCGTAGTGGTAAACACCTGCGGTTTTATCGACAAAGCAAAAGAAGAATCCATCAATACCATCCTGGAGCAGGTAGAACTGAAACAACGTGGCCGCCTGGACAAGGTGTACGTAACCGGCTGTCTCAGTGAACGTTACCGCGGTGACCTCGAATCAGAGATCCCCGGTGTAGATGCCTGGTTCGGTACCATGGAACTGCCACTTATTCTCAAAAAATTCGATGCTGATTATAAAGCAGAACTGATCGGTGAAAGATTGTTGAGCACACCTACGCATTATGCCTATCTGAAGATTGCAGAAGGTTGTAATCGTACCTGCTCATTTTGTGCCATCCCGCTTATGCGTGGTACACATGTATCTAAGCCTATCGAAGCGATAGTAACAGAAGCAGAGAAACTGGTGAACTCTGGTGTGAAAGAGATCATGCTGATTGCACAGGAACTGACCTATTATGGCCTGGATCTGTACAAGCAACGTAGACTGGCAGATTTATTGCGTGCATTGGCGAACGTCAAAGGACTGGAGTGGATTCGTCTGCACTATGCCTATCCGCACAAGTTCCCAATGGAAATATTAGATGTAATGAAGGAGTTCCCGAACATCTGTAACTACATCGATATGCCACTGCAACACGCAGCTGACAATATGCTGAAAGCCATGAAACGCCAGATCACCCGTGGTGAAATGGAAGAACTGGTGGCAGCTATCAGGGAAAAAGTTCCCGGCATTGCACTCCGTACTACACTGATCACCGGCTTCCCCGGCGAAACGCTTGAAGATGTGGAAGAACTCAAAGCCTTCCTCGAAAAAATGCGCTTTGACAGGGTAGGGGTTTTCACCTACAGCCATGAAGAAGGTACCAGTGCGTATGACCTGGAAGATGATATTCCGGCAGAAGAAAAGGAACGAAGAGCACAGGAGATCATGGAAGTACAACAGGAAATCTCCCTGGAGAAAAACCAGGAGATGCTTGGAAAGATCTATCGTGTGATCGTTGATAAAAAAGAATCAGGCCGTTATCTGGCACGTACAGAATTTGATTCAGTAGAAGTAGATAATGAAGTGATCATTAATACCACCAAACGCCTGAAACCCGGTGAGTTTGTCAACGTAAGAATTACGAAAGCTTACGATTATGACCTGGAAGGTGAACTTGTATAA
- the ccsA gene encoding cytochrome c biogenesis protein CcsA, with amino-acid sequence MKTTYIGEHLLPGQFGHFFAVLAFVASIVATVSYWVSVRTEDEVKRTSWRLQGRWAFIVQAASVFAVFGCLYYALYSHYFEYKYIWRNSSRDLPVSLLLSSFWSDQEGSFMLWSIWQSILGLVLIRTTKKWEAPVMTMVSFAQVCLSSMLIGIFILNYKVGSNPFLLLRHAPENQGLPWVNSPNYLSFIKDGNGLNLSLQNYWMVIHPPVLFLGFASTIVPFAFAFAGLWTREYKDWIKPALPWALFSAAVLGLGIMMGAAWAYESLTFGGYWAWDPVENASLVPWLTLVAGIHTLLAFKSSGHALKATFFFFFITFILILYSTFLTRSGVLGDTSVHSFTDLGMSGQLTFFLFAFIPAFAMLIARRKEIPTVHKEESTYSREFWLFIGSLILMIAAIQITFTTSIPVWNKLINGLGIKKLLNLTNDIAPPSDGVFHYNKIQIWVAIVIGILTAIVQFLKYKDTPRGEFTRKLMIPTALALVATVLAGWLGKVNYDAYGAGFLMAIYLMMFASFYAIIANLAYIWIGQKGKLKAAGASIAHIGFGMVLLGIVISSSKKETISIDRMKMLDGGFFGANSKENPRENLMLPRNFPVQMGEYHVTYAGDSMPAGEAKTYYLVRYQRKDPASGKPLESFTLHPDAFLSNKGEQTLTPNPDSKHYWNKDIFTYITAVPLKEDNSDTATYQPHVVAQGDSIFFSNGYMIMEGLDPQPKTRNYKAEPNDLAVGATLKVYTKNNDQYNLKPIYLIRDSSYEYNIPDTVAPLSLYVRFSKILPKEKKVELEVKESTVFRDYIVMKAFIFPFINVLWIGVIVTVIGFIMSMFQRLRQNKEKPAVKKPLTREKTV; translated from the coding sequence TTGAAGACGACATATATAGGAGAGCATTTATTGCCCGGGCAGTTTGGACATTTTTTTGCCGTGCTGGCATTTGTGGCCTCGATAGTGGCCACTGTGAGCTATTGGGTAAGCGTACGTACCGAAGATGAGGTAAAACGTACTTCCTGGAGACTGCAGGGCCGTTGGGCATTTATAGTGCAGGCTGCATCTGTTTTTGCCGTATTTGGTTGCCTGTATTATGCATTGTACAGCCACTATTTTGAATATAAATATATCTGGCGCAATTCCAGCCGCGATTTGCCGGTGAGTTTGCTCCTGTCAAGTTTCTGGTCTGACCAGGAAGGGAGTTTCATGCTCTGGTCTATCTGGCAGAGTATCCTGGGCCTGGTACTGATCCGTACCACTAAAAAGTGGGAGGCACCCGTGATGACCATGGTGTCATTTGCACAGGTTTGCCTGAGCAGTATGCTGATCGGGATCTTCATCTTGAATTATAAAGTAGGTAGCAACCCCTTCCTCCTGTTGCGTCATGCACCGGAAAACCAGGGTCTGCCATGGGTGAACAGCCCTAACTACCTCAGTTTTATCAAAGACGGTAATGGTCTGAACCTTTCCCTGCAGAACTACTGGATGGTGATTCACCCGCCAGTGCTGTTCCTGGGTTTTGCATCTACCATTGTGCCTTTCGCTTTTGCCTTTGCCGGCCTCTGGACAAGGGAATATAAAGATTGGATCAAACCTGCACTGCCATGGGCACTGTTCAGCGCTGCTGTGCTGGGTCTGGGTATCATGATGGGTGCTGCATGGGCCTATGAATCATTGACATTTGGGGGCTACTGGGCATGGGATCCGGTAGAAAATGCTTCGCTGGTGCCATGGCTCACACTGGTAGCAGGTATTCATACCCTGCTGGCCTTTAAATCATCCGGTCATGCGCTGAAGGCGACCTTCTTCTTTTTCTTCATTACATTCATATTAATTCTGTATTCTACTTTCCTGACCCGTAGCGGTGTATTGGGTGATACTTCTGTACACTCCTTTACGGATCTGGGTATGAGCGGACAGCTGACCTTTTTCCTCTTCGCGTTCATCCCGGCATTTGCCATGCTGATTGCCCGCAGGAAAGAGATCCCGACCGTTCACAAGGAGGAAAGTACTTACTCCCGCGAGTTCTGGCTCTTCATCGGTTCGCTGATCCTGATGATTGCCGCTATCCAGATCACCTTTACCACTTCCATCCCGGTATGGAATAAGCTGATAAATGGCCTGGGTATTAAAAAACTCCTGAACCTGACCAACGACATTGCACCTCCATCTGATGGTGTATTCCATTATAATAAGATCCAGATCTGGGTGGCCATCGTGATCGGTATTCTCACCGCGATCGTACAGTTCCTGAAATACAAGGATACCCCGAGGGGGGAGTTCACCCGCAAGCTGATGATCCCGACTGCCCTGGCCCTTGTTGCGACCGTTCTGGCCGGCTGGCTGGGCAAGGTAAATTATGATGCATACGGTGCCGGTTTCCTGATGGCGATCTACCTGATGATGTTCGCCAGCTTCTATGCAATCATTGCCAATCTTGCCTACATCTGGATTGGTCAGAAAGGTAAACTGAAAGCAGCAGGTGCATCTATAGCGCATATCGGTTTCGGTATGGTGCTGCTGGGCATCGTGATCTCTTCCTCCAAGAAAGAAACGATCTCTATTGACAGGATGAAGATGCTGGACGGTGGTTTCTTTGGTGCGAACAGTAAGGAAAATCCACGCGAGAACCTGATGCTGCCACGCAACTTCCCGGTACAGATGGGTGAATACCATGTGACCTACGCAGGCGATTCCATGCCGGCGGGTGAAGCAAAGACGTATTACCTGGTAAGATACCAGCGTAAAGATCCTGCCAGCGGTAAACCACTGGAATCCTTTACTTTACATCCGGATGCTTTTCTGAGTAACAAGGGAGAGCAGACACTGACACCAAACCCGGATTCAAAACATTATTGGAACAAGGATATCTTTACTTATATTACAGCAGTTCCTTTAAAAGAAGATAATAGTGATACCGCGACTTATCAGCCGCATGTAGTAGCGCAGGGGGATTCCATCTTCTTCTCCAATGGCTACATGATCATGGAGGGACTTGATCCGCAGCCGAAAACACGCAATTACAAAGCAGAGCCAAATGACCTGGCAGTAGGGGCAACGCTGAAGGTATATACCAAAAATAATGACCAGTACAATCTGAAGCCGATTTACCTGATCCGCGACAGTAGCTACGAATACAATATCCCTGATACCGTGGCACCATTGTCACTCTATGTTCGATTTAGTAAGATCCTGCCAAAGGAAAAGAAAGTAGAACTGGAAGTAAAAGAATCTACCGTTTTCAGGGATTACATAGTGATGAAAGCCTTCATTTTCCCATTCATCAATGTATTGTGGATTGGGGTGATCGTAACGGTGATCGGATTCATTATGAGTATGTTCCAGCGCCTGCGTCAGAACAAAGAAAAACCAGCTGTGAAGAAGCCTTTGACAAGAGAGAAGACAGTTTAA
- a CDS encoding DUF4294 domain-containing protein: MGRSISAFFILIMLCLFSRVGVNAQTRHGLDSIPVSAVIINGDTIPSITLQIVEVIDKLPKKFRKQREAWTRLRNAVYVTYPYAVQASRILKDVNSKLAALHDKKDRKAYLASVEKQMKAQFGDKLENLSIYQGRILMKLINRQTGQNCYEIIKELKGGFSARMWQTVAFFFGGNLKSEYDLEEDKDIEAIVQEIEIYRGSRAYN; this comes from the coding sequence ATGGGTCGCTCAATATCCGCATTCTTCATCCTTATCATGCTGTGCCTCTTTAGTCGTGTAGGGGTCAATGCCCAGACCAGACACGGTCTGGATAGTATTCCCGTCAGCGCGGTTATAATTAACGGCGATACCATTCCCAGCATTACACTCCAGATTGTAGAAGTCATAGATAAATTACCGAAGAAGTTCCGTAAACAGCGTGAGGCCTGGACCCGTCTGCGCAACGCGGTGTATGTAACTTATCCGTATGCGGTACAGGCTTCCAGGATTCTGAAAGATGTGAACAGCAAACTGGCCGCCCTGCATGACAAGAAGGACCGTAAGGCCTACCTGGCATCTGTAGAGAAGCAAATGAAGGCGCAGTTCGGGGATAAGCTGGAGAATTTGTCCATCTACCAGGGGCGTATATTAATGAAACTGATCAACCGGCAGACCGGTCAGAACTGTTACGAGATCATCAAGGAACTGAAAGGTGGTTTCTCTGCGAGAATGTGGCAAACGGTGGCTTTCTTCTTTGGCGGGAATCTGAAAAGTGAATATGACCTGGAAGAAGACAAAGATATTGAGGCGATTGTACAGGAAATAGAGATTTACCGGGGTTCACGGGCATATAATTAA
- the rpmG gene encoding 50S ribosomal protein L33, producing the protein MAKKGNRVQVILECTEHKTSGQPGTSRYISTKNKKNTPERLELKKYNPILRKVTVHKEIK; encoded by the coding sequence ATGGCAAAAAAAGGTAACAGGGTGCAGGTAATACTGGAATGCACAGAACATAAGACTTCTGGTCAGCCAGGTACTTCCCGCTACATCAGCACCAAGAACAAAAAGAACACTCCTGAACGTCTGGAGTTGAAAAAGTACAATCCAATTTTAAGGAAAGTAACTGTACACAAAGAAATCAAATAA
- a CDS encoding DUF4295 family protein translates to MAKAASKNSKVKDAKAAAESKVWTKVIKAVRSPKTGAYTFKEAIVHKDKVQEYMAK, encoded by the coding sequence ATGGCAAAAGCAGCTTCCAAGAACTCGAAGGTAAAAGATGCTAAAGCAGCCGCTGAATCCAAAGTTTGGACTAAGGTGATCAAGGCTGTTCGTTCTCCGAAAACTGGTGCATATACCTTTAAAGAGGCTATCGTGCACAAGGATAAGGTGCAGGAGTACATGGCTAAATAA
- the ftsY gene encoding signal recognition particle-docking protein FtsY: MSFFNKLFSREKKESLDQGLQKTKESFLNKIGRAIAGKSSVDTEVLDNLEEALVSADVGVDTTVKIIDRIEKRVSKDKYLGTGELNKILQEEIASLLVDAPDSGFRDFDIPAGKKPYVIMVVGVNGVGKTTTIGKLAYNFKKAGKSVLLGAADTFRAAAVDQLSIWSDRVGVPIVKQAMGSDPGAVAFDTVQSGAAREVDVIIIDTAGRLHNKAHLMDELSKIKRVMKKVLPEAPHEVLLVLDGSTGQNALEQAKHFTATTEVTALAITKLDGTAKGGVVLAIANQFKIPVKYIGIGEKMEDLQVFNKEEFVDSLFSMNG, encoded by the coding sequence ATGAGTTTTTTCAATAAGCTTTTTTCAAGAGAAAAGAAGGAAAGCCTGGATCAGGGATTACAAAAGACAAAAGAAAGTTTCCTCAATAAGATTGGCCGTGCCATTGCCGGTAAATCTTCTGTAGATACAGAAGTACTCGATAACCTCGAAGAAGCCCTGGTATCTGCAGATGTAGGGGTGGACACGACTGTAAAGATCATCGACAGAATCGAAAAGAGAGTATCTAAAGATAAATACCTGGGTACCGGCGAACTGAATAAGATCCTCCAGGAAGAAATTGCCAGTCTGCTGGTAGATGCACCAGACAGCGGTTTCCGTGATTTCGATATCCCTGCCGGCAAAAAGCCATATGTTATTATGGTCGTAGGTGTAAACGGTGTTGGTAAGACTACCACTATCGGCAAACTCGCTTACAATTTCAAGAAAGCAGGCAAATCAGTCCTGCTTGGTGCTGCCGATACTTTCCGCGCAGCGGCAGTAGACCAGCTCTCTATCTGGAGTGATCGCGTTGGTGTACCTATCGTAAAGCAGGCGATGGGTTCTGATCCGGGTGCAGTGGCTTTCGATACCGTACAGAGCGGCGCCGCCAGGGAGGTGGATGTGATCATCATCGATACAGCGGGTCGCCTGCACAACAAAGCTCACCTGATGGATGAGCTGAGCAAGATCAAGCGCGTAATGAAGAAAGTGCTGCCAGAGGCTCCGCACGAAGTGTTGCTGGTACTGGATGGCTCTACCGGTCAGAATGCACTGGAACAGGCAAAACACTTTACCGCAACGACAGAAGTAACCGCCCTGGCGATCACTAAATTGGATGGTACAGCAAAAGGTGGTGTGGTGCTTGCTATTGCGAATCAGTTTAAAATTCCTGTTAAATATATTGGTATTGGCGAAAAGATGGAGGACTTACAGGTCTTCAATAAAGAAGAGTTTGTAGATTCTCTGTTCAGTATGAATGGCTGA